The Xenorhabdus doucetiae genome has a window encoding:
- the rep gene encoding DNA helicase Rep: MRLNPSQQHAVEFVTGPCLVLAGAGSGKTRVITNKIAHLIRTCGYQARHIAAVTFTNKAAREMKERVAQTLGRKETRGLMISTFHTLGLEIIKREYKALGMKSNFSLFDDHDQMALLKDLTADLLQEDKDLLQKLIASISNWKNDLMSPEQVMKTARSAQEHQFAECYRRYDLQLNSCHVLDFDDLITKPTLLLMRDEEVRERWQNKIRYLLVDEYQDTNTSQYQLVKLLVGNRARFTVVGDDDQSIYSWRGARPQNLNLLKEDFPSLNVIKLEQNYRSSGRILKAANILIANNPHVFEKKLFSELGYGEPLRVIEASNEEHEAERVAGELIAHHFINKTEYKDYAILYRGNHQSRIFEKMLMQNRIPYRISGGTSFFSRPEIKDLLSYLRVLTNPEDDSAFLRIVNTPRREIGAVTIQKLGEWANQRNKSLYQASFDLGLEQYLTGRGLAALQRFTHWMDEISRQAEREPLLAVRDLLRGMDYESWLYETSPSPKAAEMRMKNVNQLFTWMSEMLEGDDLNEPMTLSQVVARFTLRDMLERGEEDEALDQVQLMTLHASKGLEFPYVFLVGMEEGLLPHQSSIDEDNIEEERRLAYVGITRAQRELFFTLSKERRQFGELIRPEPSRFLLELPQDDLNWPQGKRVISAEERMKQGQSRLADIKSRLGFGQKNGNNQ; encoded by the coding sequence ATGCGATTAAATCCAAGCCAACAACACGCGGTTGAATTTGTCACAGGGCCTTGTCTGGTTCTGGCGGGTGCCGGTTCCGGTAAAACCCGAGTGATCACCAATAAAATTGCCCACCTGATCCGTACCTGTGGTTATCAGGCTCGCCATATTGCGGCTGTCACTTTTACCAATAAGGCGGCGCGTGAGATGAAAGAGCGTGTTGCCCAAACTTTGGGTCGCAAGGAAACTCGAGGGTTGATGATCTCGACTTTCCATACTTTGGGGTTGGAGATCATTAAACGTGAATACAAGGCGCTGGGAATGAAAAGCAACTTCTCATTGTTTGACGATCACGATCAGATGGCGTTGTTGAAAGATCTCACCGCAGATTTGTTGCAAGAAGATAAGGATCTGCTACAAAAACTGATTGCGAGCATTTCTAACTGGAAGAATGACTTAATGTCACCTGAGCAGGTGATGAAGACGGCGCGTTCAGCACAGGAACACCAATTTGCCGAGTGTTACCGTCGTTATGACCTGCAACTGAACAGTTGTCATGTGCTCGATTTCGATGATTTGATCACCAAACCAACATTGCTGTTAATGCGTGATGAAGAAGTCAGGGAACGTTGGCAGAATAAAATTCGCTATTTGCTGGTGGATGAATATCAGGATACCAATACCAGTCAATATCAACTGGTGAAATTGCTGGTGGGGAATCGAGCCCGTTTTACAGTGGTGGGAGATGATGATCAATCTATTTATTCATGGCGCGGTGCTCGTCCACAGAACCTGAATTTATTGAAAGAAGATTTTCCGTCGCTAAATGTGATTAAGCTGGAACAAAATTACCGTTCATCAGGACGGATCTTGAAAGCGGCGAATATTCTGATCGCCAATAATCCCCATGTTTTTGAGAAAAAACTCTTTTCAGAATTGGGGTATGGTGAGCCGCTCAGGGTGATCGAAGCGAGTAATGAAGAGCATGAAGCTGAACGTGTGGCGGGAGAATTGATCGCGCATCACTTTATTAATAAAACGGAATATAAAGATTACGCTATCTTATATCGTGGTAATCACCAATCTCGTATCTTCGAAAAGATGCTGATGCAAAACCGTATTCCTTACCGAATTTCGGGAGGAACCTCGTTCTTTTCCCGGCCTGAAATCAAAGATTTGCTCTCCTACTTGCGTGTTCTGACTAATCCTGAGGATGACAGTGCGTTTTTACGTATTGTGAATACACCACGGCGAGAAATCGGTGCCGTGACGATCCAAAAATTGGGTGAATGGGCGAATCAACGTAATAAGAGCTTATATCAAGCCAGCTTCGATCTTGGGTTAGAACAGTATTTAACCGGGCGAGGTTTGGCTGCATTGCAGCGCTTTACCCACTGGATGGATGAAATATCCCGTCAGGCGGAGCGGGAGCCATTACTGGCGGTGAGAGATTTACTGCGTGGCATGGATTACGAAAGCTGGTTATATGAGACTTCCCCTAGTCCGAAAGCGGCTGAAATGAGAATGAAAAACGTCAATCAACTTTTCACTTGGATGAGTGAAATGCTTGAGGGAGATGATTTGAATGAACCCATGACCCTTTCCCAAGTCGTGGCGCGTTTTACCTTGCGGGATATGCTGGAGAGAGGCGAGGAAGATGAAGCGTTGGATCAGGTTCAGTTAATGACGTTACATGCGTCCAAGGGGTTGGAATTTCCCTATGTCTTTTTGGTGGGTATGGAAGAAGGTTTGTTGCCACACCAGAGCAGCATTGATGAAGACAACATTGAGGAAGAGCGCCGTTTGGCCTATGTGGGCATTACACGCGCGCAGAGAGAACTTTTTTTCACACTCAGTAAAGAGCGTCGGCAGTTTGGTGAACTTATCCGTCCGGAACCGAGCCGATTTTTGCTTGAATTGCCACAGGATGATTTGAATTGGCCGCAGGGTAAGCGAGTGATTAGTGCGGAAGAAAGGATGAAACAGGGGCAATCGCGGCTTGCCGACATTAAATCCCGTTTAGGGTTCGGGCAGAAAAACGGCAATAATCAATAG
- the trxA gene encoding thioredoxin TrxA: MNEKIVNDEAVHAGIIHLTDGDFNEDKLNVSGAALVEFWAEWCGPCKMIAPILDEISSEYAGKLTVAKLNVDDHTETAPKFGIRGIPTLILFKDGEKVAVKVGALSKTQLKEFLEPHL; the protein is encoded by the coding sequence ATGAATGAAAAGATTGTGAACGATGAGGCTGTGCATGCAGGCATCATTCATCTGACTGACGGTGATTTCAACGAAGATAAGCTGAATGTAAGTGGTGCCGCCCTTGTCGAATTCTGGGCTGAATGGTGCGGTCCTTGCAAAATGATTGCTCCTATTTTGGATGAAATTTCTTCAGAGTATGCAGGGAAACTGACAGTTGCCAAGCTGAATGTTGATGATCACACTGAAACCGCACCAAAATTCGGTATTCGTGGTATTCCAACCCTGATTTTGTTTAAAGATGGCGAGAAGGTTGCAGTAAAAGTGGGCGCCTTGTCAAAAACTCAACTGAAAGAGTTTTTGGAACCACACCTCTAA
- the rhlB gene encoding ATP-dependent RNA helicase RhlB yields the protein MSKTHLTEKKFSDFSLHPKVLEALDKKGFYNCTPIQALTLPLTVEGRDVTGQAQTGTGKTLAFLASTFNYLLTHPAARERKTNQPRALIMAPTRELAVQIYSDAEELAEVTGLKMGLAYGGDGYDKQLKVLEAGVDIVIGTTGRLIDYTKQGHIHLGAIQVVVLDEADRMYDLGFIKDIRWLFRRLPAATERMNLLFSATLSYRVRELAFEQMNNPEYVEVEPLQKTGHRIKEELFYPSNEEKMRLLQTLLEEEWPDRCIIFANTKHRCEDIWAHLAADGHRVGLLTGDVAQKKRLHILEEFSLGNLDILVATDVAARGLHIPSVTHVFNYDLPDDCEDYVHRIGRTGRAGESGHSISLACEEYALNLPAIEEYIQHQIPVSKYNSDALLQDLPVPKRRNRTRSGGHPRRTNMARRGNTTRNRKRPS from the coding sequence ATGAGCAAAACACATTTGACAGAAAAGAAGTTTTCCGACTTCTCATTGCACCCCAAAGTCTTAGAAGCCCTTGATAAAAAGGGGTTTTACAACTGCACGCCGATACAGGCGCTAACATTGCCTTTAACTGTCGAAGGCCGAGATGTTACGGGGCAAGCACAAACCGGAACGGGCAAGACGCTGGCATTTTTGGCGTCTACTTTTAATTACTTATTGACCCATCCTGCGGCGAGAGAGCGTAAAACGAATCAGCCAAGAGCGCTGATCATGGCGCCGACCCGTGAATTGGCGGTTCAGATATACTCTGACGCAGAAGAATTGGCGGAAGTCACTGGGTTGAAAATGGGTCTTGCCTACGGCGGCGATGGCTATGATAAACAGCTTAAGGTACTGGAAGCTGGCGTCGATATCGTCATTGGTACCACAGGGCGTTTGATCGATTACACTAAACAGGGTCATATCCATCTTGGGGCCATTCAAGTTGTTGTGCTTGATGAAGCTGATCGCATGTATGATCTGGGCTTTATCAAAGACATTCGCTGGTTGTTCCGCCGGCTGCCTGCGGCGACAGAAAGAATGAATTTGCTGTTTTCCGCAACGCTCTCTTATCGGGTACGTGAGCTCGCTTTTGAACAGATGAATAATCCTGAGTATGTGGAAGTCGAACCTCTGCAAAAAACCGGGCATCGCATCAAGGAAGAGCTATTTTATCCTTCCAATGAAGAAAAAATGCGCCTGCTACAGACGCTGCTGGAAGAAGAGTGGCCTGATCGCTGCATCATTTTTGCCAATACCAAGCATCGCTGTGAAGACATCTGGGCCCATCTGGCTGCTGATGGTCATCGGGTTGGTTTACTGACCGGTGATGTTGCACAGAAAAAACGTCTGCATATTCTTGAAGAATTCAGCCTGGGCAATCTGGACATTCTGGTTGCCACCGATGTTGCCGCCCGTGGGCTGCATATCCCATCTGTAACCCATGTATTTAACTATGATCTACCGGATGACTGTGAAGATTATGTTCACCGGATTGGCCGGACAGGTCGTGCTGGAGAAAGCGGCCACTCCATCAGCCTGGCATGTGAAGAATATGCGCTGAACTTACCAGCCATTGAAGAATATATCCAGCACCAGATACCTGTCAGCAAATATAACAGTGATGCGTTGCTACAAGATCTGCCAGTCCCTAAGCGCCGTAACCGTACCCGCTCAGGGGGACACCCTCGACGTACCAACATGGCGCGCCGTGGCAATACCACACGCAATCGTAAGCGTCCAAGCTAA
- the gppA gene encoding guanosine-5'-triphosphate,3'-diphosphate diphosphatase codes for MLRASSLYAAIDLGSNSFHMLVVREVSGNIQVVTRVKRKVRLAAGLDKNNYLSQQAMERGWQCLRLFSEYLQDIPASQIRVVATATLRLAENSDEFVRKASEILSTPVNVISGEEEAQLIYQGVAHTTGGSEKRLVVDIGGASTELVTGIGAKASQLFSLEMGCVTWLERYFNDRSLTAENFANAEAAAHDILRAVATELLEQGWEICVGASGTVQALQEIMIAQGMDELITLPKLQQLKHQAIECGKLEELEIDGLTLERALVFPSGLAILIAIFQALHIESMILAGGALREGLVYGMLDLPIEQDIRARTLRNVQHRFQLDIEQAQRVKQLAENFCQQVAQSWKLGERCRELLGSACLLHEIGLFVDFRQGPAHSAYLINHLDLPGYTPAQKRLLATLLKNQSGPVDLASLSQQNAVPPRQAQRLCRLLRLAIIFASRRRDDTLPALRLQAENEALTVTLPHQWQVKHPLRTEALQQEMKWQSYVQWWLFLEEQNNARLG; via the coding sequence ATGCTGAGGGCTTCTTCGCTTTATGCCGCTATCGATTTAGGTTCAAACAGTTTTCATATGCTGGTTGTCCGTGAAGTATCCGGTAACATTCAGGTCGTCACTCGCGTCAAGCGCAAAGTCAGGCTGGCTGCCGGATTGGATAAAAATAATTATTTATCACAACAGGCAATGGAACGGGGATGGCAGTGCTTGCGCCTCTTTTCCGAATATTTGCAGGATATTCCAGCCTCACAGATCCGCGTTGTTGCCACTGCAACCTTGAGGCTTGCTGAGAATTCGGATGAATTTGTCAGGAAAGCCTCAGAAATATTGAGCACCCCGGTTAACGTGATCAGTGGTGAAGAAGAAGCTCAGTTAATTTATCAAGGTGTTGCTCATACAACTGGCGGATCTGAAAAGCGGCTTGTCGTCGATATTGGTGGTGCCAGTACTGAATTAGTCACAGGTATCGGCGCCAAGGCCAGTCAGCTTTTCAGCCTTGAAATGGGCTGTGTTACCTGGCTGGAACGTTATTTCAATGATCGCAGCCTGACAGCAGAAAACTTTGCCAACGCAGAAGCGGCTGCCCATGATATTCTCCGCGCTGTCGCCACTGAGCTGCTTGAGCAAGGCTGGGAAATTTGTGTGGGCGCTTCCGGCACGGTACAAGCCTTGCAGGAAATCATGATTGCTCAAGGTATGGATGAACTGATCACCCTGCCCAAACTCCAGCAACTCAAACATCAGGCGATTGAATGCGGCAAACTGGAAGAGTTGGAAATTGATGGATTAACACTGGAACGGGCACTGGTTTTTCCCAGTGGATTAGCCATCTTAATCGCTATTTTTCAAGCACTGCATATCGAAAGTATGATACTGGCTGGCGGCGCACTGCGCGAAGGTCTGGTTTACGGTATGTTGGATTTGCCGATTGAACAGGACATTCGGGCAAGAACCCTGCGCAATGTCCAGCATCGTTTCCAACTGGATATCGAGCAGGCACAACGTGTCAAACAGTTGGCTGAAAATTTTTGCCAACAAGTTGCCCAGTCATGGAAATTGGGTGAACGTTGTCGTGAGTTATTGGGCAGTGCCTGTTTGCTCCATGAAATCGGTCTGTTTGTTGATTTTCGCCAGGGGCCTGCCCATTCTGCTTATCTGATCAACCACTTGGATCTGCCTGGTTATACCCCTGCCCAAAAACGGCTTTTGGCTACGCTATTGAAAAATCAAAGCGGTCCAGTGGATTTAGCCTCGCTCAGTCAACAAAATGCCGTGCCACCGCGACAGGCACAACGGTTATGTCGCTTATTGCGACTGGCCATTATTTTTGCCAGTCGCCGGCGGGATGACACGTTACCCGCTTTACGGTTACAGGCGGAAAATGAAGCCCTCACTGTCACCCTGCCCCATCAATGGCAGGTAAAGCATCCACTCAGAACTGAGGCATTACAGCAAGAAATGAAGTGGCAAAGTTATGTCCAGTGGTGGTTGTTCCTTGAGGAACAAAATAACGCTCGTTTAGGCTGA